A window of Hemibagrus wyckioides isolate EC202008001 linkage group LG03, SWU_Hwy_1.0, whole genome shotgun sequence contains these coding sequences:
- the dnajc12 gene encoding dnaJ homolog subfamily C member 12 gives MEKIINCKMEDLEDYYGLLGCDELSTTEQIMAEYKVRALSCHPDKQPENPKAAQDFQKLQQAKDILTDETKRRKYDYWLRSSITVPFSEWQALSDSVKISMHWALKSKKKPMLKSAKDTDEFQADQSETQVAKEGITSNELSSGGYWLHKFRRTGDTPSGLLERFRNYQI, from the exons ATGGAAAAgataataaactgtaaaatggAAGATCTGGAGGATTATTACGGCTTGCTTGGGTGCGATGAACTGTCAACG ACTGAACAAATTATGGCAGAGTACAAAGTGAGAGCCCTGTCTTGCCACCCCGACAAACAACCAGAAAATCCTAAAGCAG CACAAGACTTTCAAAAGTTACAACAGGCCAAAGATATTCTCACAGATGAGaccaaaagaagaaaatatgaCTACTGGTTGAGAAGTAGCATCACTGTGCCATTCAGTGAATGGCAGGCCTTGAGTGATTCAGTTAAAATT tCAATGCATTGGGCCCTTAAAAGCAAAAAGAAGCCAATGCTAAAATCAGCAAAAGACACAGATGAATTCCAAGCTGATCAGTCAGAAACACAAGTGGCAAAAGAAGGGATAACATCTAATGAACTTTCTtcag GTGGTTATTGGCTTCACAAATTTCGACGTACAGGTGATACTCCTTCAGGCCTCTTGGAAAGGTTTAGAAATTatcaaatataa